A genomic window from Arvicola amphibius chromosome 5, mArvAmp1.2, whole genome shotgun sequence includes:
- the Snap23 gene encoding synaptosomal-associated protein 23, giving the protein MDNLSSEEIQLRAHQVTDESLESTRRILGLAIESQDAGIKTITMLDEQGEQLNRIEEGMDQINKDMREAEKTLTELNKCCGLCVCPCNRTKNFESGKNYKATWGDGGDNSPRNVVSKQPGRATNGQPQRATGTASGGYIKRITNDAREDEMEENLTQVGSILGNLKNMALDMGNEIDAQNQQIQRITEKADTNKDRIDIANTRAKKLIDS; this is encoded by the exons ATGGATAATCTGTCGTCAGAAGAAATTCAGCTAAGGGCTCACCAGGTTACTGATgag TCTTTGGAAAGTACAAGGCGAATCCTGGGCTTAGCCATCGAG TCTCAGGATGCGGGAATCAAGACTATCACCATGCTGGATGAGCAAGGAG AACAACTAAATCGCATAGAAGAAGGCATGgaccaaataaataaagacatgagagaggcagagaagactTTAACAGAACTCAACAAGTGCTGTGGCCTTTGCGTCTGCCCTTGTAATAG GACGAAGAACTTTGAGTCTGGAAAGAACTATAAGGCTACATGGGGAGACGGTGGAGACAACTCACCTAGGAATGTAGTGTCTAAACAACCAGGGCGGGCAACAAATGGTCAGCCTCAGCGAGCCACAGGAACAGCCAGCGGTGGATACATTAAACG TATAACTAATGATGCCAGAGAAGATGAGATGGAAGAGAACCTGACTCAAGTGGGCAGCATCCTAGGCAACCTAAAGAACATGGCTCTGGACATGGGCAATGAAATTGATGCTCAGAACCAGCAAATACAAAGGATCACAGAAAAG